In Jejubacter calystegiae, the following are encoded in one genomic region:
- the artM gene encoding arginine ABC transporter permease ArtM, translated as MLEYLPELLKGLHTSLTLTVASIAVALVLSLLFTVILTLKTPLLSQLVRVFITLFTGTPLLVQIFLIYYGPGQFPGLQEIPWLWHLLSEPWLCALIALSLNSAAYTTQLFHGAIRAIPEGQWQSCGALGMSRKDTLAILLPYAFKRALSSYSNEVVLVFKSTSLAYTITLMEVMGHGQLLYGRSYDVMVFGAAGLIYLVVNGILTLLMRLIERRALAFERRS; from the coding sequence ATGCTTGAGTACTTACCGGAACTCCTGAAGGGGCTGCATACCAGCCTGACGCTGACCGTCGCCTCTATCGCCGTGGCGCTGGTACTGTCGCTGCTGTTTACCGTGATCCTGACGCTGAAAACCCCGCTGCTGTCGCAACTGGTGCGGGTGTTTATTACGCTGTTTACCGGAACGCCGCTGCTGGTGCAGATCTTCCTGATCTACTACGGGCCAGGTCAGTTTCCCGGGCTGCAGGAAATCCCGTGGCTGTGGCATCTGCTTTCCGAGCCCTGGCTGTGCGCGCTAATTGCGCTATCGCTCAACAGCGCTGCTTACACCACCCAACTGTTTCACGGCGCGATTCGCGCTATTCCGGAAGGACAGTGGCAGTCCTGTGGGGCATTAGGCATGAGCCGTAAGGATACCCTGGCGATTCTGCTACCCTACGCTTTCAAACGCGCCCTCTCCTCCTATTCCAACGAGGTGGTGCTGGTGTTTAAGAGCACATCACTGGCCTATACCATCACGCTGATGGAAGTGATGGGCCACGGTCAACTGCTCTATGGGCGCAGCTATGACGTGATGGTATTCGGCGCCGCGGGGCTGATTTACCTGGTGGTCAACGGCATTCTGACACTGCTGATGCGCCTGATAGAACGCCGCGCGCTGGCGTTTGAGCGGCGTAGTTAA
- a CDS encoding YbjO family protein, with translation MSGKHRSSHATLNAPTLVLVAGTAIIAVRCLDLLMLFGVLGPRGILDFLYRSAQTWNLTAVFLGSLLLLFIELRCAFAIMRGRNWGRWGYLFTRLVALGYLWAASLGWGYPELFSIVGGSPGEILNALLIQKLPDLLVLFLIFVPAKSRRYFRLGQR, from the coding sequence ATGTCGGGCAAGCATCGTTCATCTCATGCCACACTCAATGCTCCCACGCTGGTTCTGGTGGCGGGCACGGCCATTATTGCTGTCCGCTGCCTGGATCTGCTGATGTTGTTCGGCGTACTGGGGCCGCGGGGAATACTGGATTTTCTGTATCGCAGTGCCCAGACATGGAATCTGACTGCGGTATTTCTTGGCAGCCTGCTGCTACTGTTTATTGAGCTACGCTGCGCCTTTGCCATTATGCGCGGGCGAAACTGGGGACGTTGGGGTTATCTGTTCACCCGGCTGGTAGCGCTCGGCTACCTGTGGGCCGCTTCCCTGGGATGGGGGTATCCGGAACTGTTTAGCATTGTCGGCGGGTCGCCGGGTGAGATCCTTAATGCGCTGCTGATTCAGAAACTGCCCGATCTGCTGGTGCTGTTCCTGATCTTTGTTCCTGCGAAAAGTCGGCGCTATTTTCGGCTGGGTCAGCGGTAG
- a CDS encoding type II toxin-antitoxin system HicA family toxin, with translation MKYSEFKRWLLQQGAEFAKAPGGGSHQKINLNGRRSVFPDHGSKEMPEPLRKKIMKDLGL, from the coding sequence ATGAAATACAGCGAATTTAAACGTTGGCTACTGCAACAGGGTGCAGAGTTCGCTAAAGCGCCAGGGGGAGGAAGCCACCAGAAGATCAATTTGAACGGCAGAAGATCGGTTTTCCCCGACCATGGTTCCAAAGAGATGCCGGAACCACTACGCAAGAAAATCATGAAGGATTTAGGACTTTGA
- the rlmC gene encoding 23S rRNA (uracil(747)-C(5))-methyltransferase RlmC, translating to MQCALYDAGRCRSCTWVEQPIAGQLSTKMTDLRQLLTGMAVDEWREPVSGPEAGFRNKAKMVVSGSVERPIFGTAPRDGQAQDLTDCPLYPASFPPVFNALKPFIARAGLTPYNVARRRGELKYILLTESQQDGAMMLRFVLRSEAKLAQLRAALPALQAQLPQLRVISVNIQPVHMAIMEGEQEIFLTDQQALAENFNGVPLWIRPQSFFQTNPSVASQLYACAREWVRELPVNHMWDLFCGVGGFGLHCATPQMTLTGIEIAPEAIACARQSARALGLTRHYFQALDSTNFATAQASIPELVLVNPPRRGIGEALCDYLGRMAPDWIIYSSCNAATMAKDIRCLSGYRIRRVQLFDMFPHTAHYEVLTLLEKEN from the coding sequence ATGCAATGCGCACTCTATGACGCCGGTCGTTGTCGCTCCTGTACGTGGGTAGAACAGCCGATAGCCGGGCAGCTTTCCACGAAAATGACCGATCTTCGCCAGCTCCTGACGGGGATGGCGGTGGATGAGTGGCGCGAACCGGTCAGTGGGCCGGAGGCGGGGTTTCGCAACAAAGCCAAGATGGTGGTTAGCGGCAGCGTAGAGCGCCCGATATTCGGTACCGCGCCACGGGACGGCCAGGCCCAGGATCTGACTGATTGCCCCCTCTATCCCGCCAGCTTCCCGCCTGTGTTCAATGCGCTTAAGCCTTTTATCGCCCGGGCCGGATTAACGCCCTATAACGTGGCGCGCCGTCGCGGCGAGCTGAAGTATATTCTGCTGACCGAAAGCCAGCAGGATGGGGCAATGATGCTGCGTTTCGTGCTGCGCTCTGAAGCCAAACTGGCGCAGCTGCGGGCGGCGCTCCCAGCGCTTCAGGCGCAGCTGCCTCAGCTGCGGGTGATTTCCGTGAATATCCAGCCGGTGCATATGGCGATTATGGAGGGGGAGCAGGAGATCTTTCTGACCGACCAGCAGGCGCTGGCGGAGAATTTTAACGGTGTTCCGCTGTGGATTCGCCCCCAGAGCTTCTTCCAGACCAACCCCAGTGTCGCCTCCCAACTTTATGCCTGTGCCAGGGAGTGGGTGCGCGAGCTACCCGTGAACCATATGTGGGATCTGTTCTGCGGCGTGGGTGGTTTTGGTTTGCACTGCGCCACGCCACAGATGACCCTGACCGGGATCGAAATCGCGCCAGAGGCGATTGCCTGCGCTCGCCAGTCCGCCCGGGCGCTGGGCCTGACCCGTCACTATTTTCAGGCGCTGGACTCTACGAATTTCGCTACGGCTCAGGCCTCCATACCGGAGCTGGTGCTGGTTAACCCGCCGCGCCGCGGCATTGGCGAAGCCTTATGCGACTATCTTGGCAGAATGGCGCCGGACTGGATTATCTACTCCAGCTGCAATGCCGCTACTATGGCGAAGGATATACGCTGCCTGAGTGGTTACCGTATCCGTCGGGTTCAACTGTTCGATATGTTTCCTCATACCGCTCACTATGAAGTGCTGACGTTACTGGAAAAAGAGAACTGA
- a CDS encoding YbjN domain-containing protein, translating to MDSLVVPSLDTLRRWLDELGVNFFECDTCQALHLPHMQNFNGIFDAKIDLVDDVILFSALAEVKPSALLALASDLSAINAGSLTVKAFLDVQDDNLPKLVVCQTLSTGAGVNRAQFAWFMQQSEQQISMVILEAGAHHLLYSGEEEEQLLNLPQTPLLH from the coding sequence ATGGATTCACTCGTTGTCCCTTCACTGGACACACTGCGCCGCTGGCTGGATGAGTTGGGGGTAAATTTCTTCGAGTGTGATACCTGCCAGGCGCTGCATTTGCCGCATATGCAAAACTTTAACGGTATCTTCGATGCCAAGATCGATCTGGTGGATGATGTGATACTGTTTTCCGCGCTGGCCGAAGTCAAACCCTCTGCGTTGCTGGCGCTGGCTTCCGATCTCTCTGCGATTAACGCGGGCTCTTTGACGGTGAAAGCCTTTCTTGACGTGCAGGACGACAATCTGCCGAAGCTGGTGGTCTGTCAGACGCTGTCTACCGGAGCGGGAGTGAACCGTGCGCAGTTCGCCTGGTTTATGCAGCAGAGCGAACAGCAGATCTCCATGGTGATTCTGGAGGCGGGCGCCCATCATCTGCTCTACAGCGGTGAAGAGGAAGAACAACTGCTAAACCTGCCACAGACTCCTCTGCTGCACTGA
- the rimK gene encoding 30S ribosomal protein S6--L-glutamate ligase: MNIAILSRDGALWSCRRLREAAQRRGHRVEVIDPLSCYMSINPRASSVHYKGRRLPHYDAVIPRIGSAITFYGTAVLRQFEMLGSYPLNESVAITRARDKLRSLQLLARRGIDLPVTGFAHSPDDTHDLIEMVGGAPLVVKLVEGTQGIGVVLAETRQAAESVIDAFRGLNAHILVQEYIKEARGRDIRCLVVGDQVVAAIERQAKEGDFRSNLHRGGVARRVEITPQERDVALGAATTLGLDVAGVDILRADRGPLVMEVNASPGLEGIEKVSGVDIASLMIGWIERHARPGFSLKTGG, translated from the coding sequence GTGAATATCGCCATTTTATCCAGGGATGGTGCGCTCTGGTCCTGTCGGCGTCTGCGGGAGGCGGCCCAGCGTCGCGGGCACCGGGTTGAGGTTATCGATCCGCTCTCCTGCTATATGAGCATTAATCCACGAGCCTCTTCGGTGCATTATAAAGGACGGCGCCTGCCGCATTATGATGCGGTGATTCCGCGTATCGGTTCGGCCATTACCTTCTACGGCACCGCCGTGCTGCGCCAGTTTGAAATGCTGGGCAGCTATCCCCTGAATGAGTCGGTAGCGATTACCCGGGCCAGGGACAAGCTACGTTCATTGCAGCTACTGGCGCGCCGGGGAATCGATCTGCCGGTGACCGGTTTTGCCCATTCGCCGGATGATACCCACGATTTGATCGAGATGGTCGGCGGTGCGCCGCTGGTGGTCAAGCTGGTGGAGGGCACTCAGGGCATTGGCGTGGTACTGGCAGAAACCCGTCAGGCAGCGGAAAGCGTGATCGATGCTTTCCGCGGTCTGAACGCCCATATCCTGGTGCAGGAGTACATCAAAGAAGCCAGGGGCAGGGATATCCGCTGTCTGGTGGTGGGCGACCAGGTGGTGGCTGCCATTGAACGCCAGGCGAAGGAGGGCGATTTTCGTTCCAACCTGCATCGAGGAGGCGTGGCGCGGCGGGTGGAGATCACCCCGCAGGAGCGTGATGTCGCGCTGGGGGCGGCCACAACGCTGGGCCTGGATGTGGCCGGTGTGGATATTCTGCGCGCCGACCGTGGGCCGCTGGTGATGGAGGTAAATGCCTCTCCGGGGCTGGAGGGAATCGAGAAGGTGAGCGGGGTGGATATCGCTTCATTGATGATCGGCTGGATCGAACGCCATGCCCGCCCTGGCTTTTCCCTGAAAACCGGCGGCTAG
- the artI gene encoding arginine ABC transporter substrate-binding protein ArtI, translating into MKKVLLAALFASLSVSATAAQTIRFATEASYPPFESMDASNKIVGFDVDLANALCKEMDATCTFSNQSFDSLIPSLKFKRVEAVMAGMDITPERQKQVLFSNPYYDNSALFIGVQGKYTSIDQLKGKKVGVQNGTTHQKFINDKHPEITTVPYDSYQNARLDLQNGRIDAVFGDTAVVTEWLKANPKLAAVGDKVTDKAYFGTGLGIAVRKGNTELQQQFNSALEKVKQNGTYEAIYNKWFQK; encoded by the coding sequence ATGAAAAAAGTCCTTCTTGCCGCGCTATTCGCCAGCCTCAGCGTCTCCGCCACGGCGGCGCAGACTATCCGCTTCGCCACGGAGGCCTCTTATCCTCCGTTTGAGTCCATGGACGCCAGCAATAAAATCGTCGGTTTTGATGTCGATCTCGCCAATGCACTGTGTAAAGAGATGGACGCCACCTGCACCTTCAGCAACCAGTCGTTCGACAGCCTGATCCCCAGCCTGAAATTCAAGCGGGTAGAAGCGGTAATGGCCGGTATGGACATTACGCCAGAGCGCCAGAAGCAGGTGCTGTTCAGCAACCCTTACTACGATAACTCGGCGCTGTTTATCGGCGTACAGGGTAAATACACCAGCATTGATCAGCTTAAAGGCAAGAAGGTTGGGGTTCAGAACGGCACCACCCACCAGAAGTTTATCAACGATAAACATCCGGAAATCACCACTGTTCCCTACGACAGCTACCAGAATGCCAGACTGGATCTGCAGAACGGACGTATTGACGCCGTATTTGGCGACACTGCGGTCGTCACCGAATGGCTGAAGGCCAATCCGAAGCTGGCCGCGGTGGGCGATAAAGTCACCGATAAAGCCTACTTCGGTACCGGGCTTGGCATCGCGGTGCGTAAAGGTAATACCGAACTACAGCAGCAGTTTAACAGCGCGCTGGAGAAGGTGAAGCAGAATGGCACCTACGAGGCCATCTACAATAAATGGTTCCAGAAGTAA
- the nfsA gene encoding oxygen-insensitive NADPH nitroreductase has translation MTPTIDLIRSHRSIRHFTDQSVSDEQREAIIASAQAASSSSFLQCSSIIRITDPAVREQLVTLSGGQKHVAQAPEFWVFCADFNRHLQICPEAQLGLAEQLLLGVVDTAMMGQNAMLAAESLGMGGVYIGGIRNSIEAVTELLALPEHVLPLFGLCLGWPADNPDIKPRLPASLVVHENRYQPMDQQTLAHYDETLAQYYLSRGSNNRRDTWSDHIRRTIIKESRPFILAYLHKQGWALR, from the coding sequence ATGACGCCGACCATTGATTTGATCCGCTCCCACCGTTCCATTCGCCACTTTACCGACCAGAGCGTCAGCGATGAGCAGCGTGAAGCCATTATCGCCAGTGCGCAGGCGGCTTCCAGTTCCAGTTTTTTGCAATGTTCTTCGATCATTCGTATCACCGATCCGGCAGTGCGCGAGCAACTGGTAACCCTGAGCGGCGGTCAGAAGCACGTCGCCCAGGCGCCGGAATTTTGGGTATTCTGCGCCGACTTTAACCGCCACCTGCAGATCTGCCCTGAAGCGCAGCTGGGCCTGGCCGAACAGCTTCTGCTGGGCGTAGTGGATACCGCGATGATGGGGCAAAATGCCATGCTGGCTGCGGAGTCCCTGGGGATGGGCGGCGTTTACATCGGCGGAATTCGCAACAGCATTGAGGCAGTGACCGAACTGTTGGCACTGCCTGAGCATGTCCTGCCGCTGTTTGGCCTGTGCCTGGGCTGGCCGGCGGATAATCCGGATATTAAACCGCGCTTGCCGGCGTCCCTGGTGGTGCACGAGAATCGCTATCAGCCGATGGATCAGCAGACGCTGGCGCACTACGATGAAACGCTGGCGCAGTACTATCTGTCACGGGGCAGCAATAACCGGCGCGATACCTGGAGCGATCACATCCGTCGTACCATTATTAAAGAGAGTCGTCCGTTTATCCTGGCTTATCTGCATAAGCAGGGCTGGGCGCTCCGTTAA
- the artJ gene encoding ABC transporter substrate-binding protein ArtJ has protein sequence MKKLLLAAALAATAFSAWSADPIRFASSATYPPFESLNSSNQIVGFDIDLAKALCQQMKSECTFTNQAFDSLIPSLKFRKYDAVISGMDITPERSKQVTFTNPYYANSALVIAKKDQYQSFEQLKGKRIGMENGTTHQKYLQDKHPEVKTVAYDSYQNAIIDLKNGRLDGVFGDTAVVNEWLKKNPQLGPATGKVTDPQYFGTGLGIAVRPGNTALLNKLNDALAAIKANGTYQKISDKWFPAG, from the coding sequence ATGAAAAAGTTACTTCTGGCCGCAGCCCTTGCCGCAACCGCATTCAGCGCATGGAGCGCAGATCCAATCCGCTTCGCCTCTTCCGCCACCTATCCGCCATTTGAATCCCTGAATTCCAGTAACCAGATTGTTGGTTTCGATATCGATCTGGCGAAGGCTTTATGCCAGCAGATGAAGAGCGAATGCACCTTTACCAACCAGGCCTTCGACAGCCTGATCCCGTCGCTGAAATTCCGCAAATATGACGCCGTTATTTCCGGTATGGACATTACGCCGGAGCGGAGCAAGCAGGTGACCTTTACTAACCCCTACTACGCTAACTCCGCACTGGTGATTGCCAAAAAGGATCAGTACCAGAGCTTTGAACAACTGAAAGGCAAGCGTATCGGAATGGAAAACGGCACCACCCACCAGAAGTATCTGCAGGACAAGCACCCGGAAGTGAAAACCGTAGCCTATGACAGCTACCAGAATGCCATTATCGACCTGAAAAATGGCCGCCTGGATGGGGTATTTGGCGATACCGCGGTCGTAAATGAGTGGCTGAAGAAGAACCCGCAACTGGGTCCGGCGACCGGGAAAGTGACCGATCCCCAATACTTCGGCACCGGCCTTGGTATTGCAGTACGCCCCGGCAATACAGCGCTGTTGAACAAACTGAATGACGCCCTGGCAGCCATTAAGGCCAACGGCACTTATCAGAAGATTAGCGATAAGTGGTTCCCCGCAGGCTAA
- the artQ gene encoding arginine ABC transporter permease ArtQ: protein MNDFLPLASAAGMTVGLAVCALIIGLALAMVFAVWESVKWRPIAWIGSGLVTILRGLPEILVVLFIYFGSSQLLLMLSDGFTLNLGFIQIPVQMEIENFDVSPFLCGVIALSLLYAAYASQTLRGALKAVPEGQRESGMALGMSKGAIFFRLVMPQMWRHALPGLGNQWLVLLKDTALVSLISVNDLMLQTKSIATRTQEPFTWYIVAAAIYLVITLVSQYILKAIDQRATRFERRPG, encoded by the coding sequence ATGAACGACTTCCTTCCACTTGCAAGCGCCGCCGGGATGACCGTCGGCCTTGCCGTTTGCGCCCTGATTATCGGCCTGGCACTGGCGATGGTATTCGCCGTCTGGGAATCGGTTAAGTGGCGTCCCATCGCCTGGATAGGTTCTGGCCTGGTCACCATTCTGCGTGGCCTGCCGGAGATCCTGGTGGTGCTGTTTATCTACTTCGGCTCCTCCCAGCTGTTGCTGATGCTGTCGGACGGTTTCACGCTCAATCTGGGCTTTATCCAGATCCCGGTGCAGATGGAGATTGAAAACTTCGACGTCAGTCCGTTCCTGTGTGGGGTTATCGCCCTGTCGCTGCTCTACGCCGCTTACGCTTCCCAGACGCTGCGCGGCGCCCTGAAAGCGGTGCCGGAAGGCCAGCGGGAATCCGGCATGGCGTTGGGCATGAGCAAAGGCGCTATCTTCTTCCGCCTGGTGATGCCTCAGATGTGGCGCCACGCCCTGCCCGGACTGGGCAATCAGTGGCTGGTGCTGCTAAAGGATACGGCCCTGGTGTCGCTGATTAGCGTCAACGATCTGATGCTGCAAACCAAAAGCATCGCCACCCGAACTCAGGAGCCCTTTACCTGGTACATCGTGGCAGCCGCCATTTATCTGGTGATTACCCTGGTGAGTCAGTACATCCTCAAGGCTATCGACCAGCGGGCGACGCGTTTTGAACGGAGGCCCGGCTGA